One window from the genome of Yarrowia lipolytica chromosome 1B, complete sequence encodes:
- a CDS encoding uncharacterized protein (Compare to YALI0B05478g, some similarities with uniprot|Q05937 Saccharomyces cerevisiae YLR375w STP3 involved in pre-tRNA splicing and in uptake of branched-chain amino acids) → MPDARLSISSLTNQEPTKASCTGSCHQQILPDHHYPHTPPSPSDDEHSPSLKKRRTNSGSSQDLHYPSTQHVPVSNCRTCTLPSVVGLGLPNPSHQHQQHQHQHQHQHQHQLQNQHQHQHPPSPSPSSPETEARIPSPVALLTSLAQPHVFPTTYRAPAPQPNMGYYAPQVPQMPQVPQMAQVPQYYPPQQQYYYPTSIPQPMPHPTRRKKQCPQCLKFFSNLATHKSTHLSEVARPHTCTECGRGFARPNDLFRHLKSHRGDAPFRCPFFMTKEHQDDKKEPLCHQTGGFSRCDTYKNHLKAMHFEYPVGTKKKDRNGQSGCCRACGMHFDNVDDWVSSHVETRQCRFFQ, encoded by the coding sequence ATGCCTGACGCTCGACTCTCTATATCATCCCTGACCAATCAGGAGCCCACCAAGGCCTCTTGTACCGGATCTTGCCACCAGCAGATACTCCCAGACCACCATTACCCTCACACCCCCCCATCTCcttccgacgacgagcaTTCCCCCAGTCTGAAGAAGCGACGAACCAACTCGGGCTCCTCGCAAGACCTCCACTACCCTTCCACCCAGCATGTTCCCGTTTCCAACTGCCGAACGTGTACCCTTCCCAGTGTAGTTGGCCTAGGTCTGCCTAACCCTTCGCATCAGCATCAGCAACACCagcaccaacaccaacaccaacaccaacaccagctgcagaaccaacaccagcaccagcatcCTCCGTCTCCTTCGCCCTCTTCGCCTGAGACTGAGGCACGAATTCCCTCTCCTGTGGCTCTTCTGACTTCGCTCGCTCAGCCTCATGTATTCCCTACTACTTACCGAGCCCCCGCTCCTCAGCCCAACATGGGCTATTACGCCCCTCAGGTTCCTCAGATGCCCCAGGTGCCTCAGATGGCACAGGTTCCCCAGTACTACcctccccagcagcagtactACTACCCCACTTCCATTCCCCAGCCTATGCCCCATCCtacaagaagaaagaagCAGTGTCCTCAGTGCCTGAAGTTCTTCTCTAACCTCGCTACCCACAAGTCTACGCATCTCAGCGAGGTGGCCCGACCACACACTTGTACCGAGTGTGGACGAGGATTTGCACGACCCAATGACCTCTTCCGACATCTGAAATCACATCGGGGTGACGCCCCATTCCGATGTCCTTTCTTCATGACCAAGGAGCATCAGGATGACAAAAAGGAGCCTCTGTGCCACCAGACCGGAGGCTTTTCGCGCTGCGATACTTACAAGAACCACCTCAAGGCCATGCACTTTGAGTACCCTGTGggcaccaagaagaaggatcGAAACGGCCAGAGCGGCTGTTGTCGAGCCTGTGGAATGCATTTCGACAATGTCGATGATTGGGTATCTTCCCACGTGGAGACTCGGCAATGCCGATTTTTCCAGTAG